Below is a genomic region from Mycolicibacter hiberniae.
CAAGACCACCTCCAACGCCCACACCCTGACCGGCGACGGCCTGGGCATCGTGTTCCGCAAGGGGCTGCCGCTGGAGGACATGGAATTCCATCAGTTCCACCCGACCGGCCTGGCCGGCCTGGGCATCCTGATCTCCGAAGCCGTGCGCGGCGAGGGCGGCCGGCTGCTCAACGCCGACGGTGAGCGGTTCATGGAGCGCTACGCCCCGACGATCGTCGACCTGGCCCCGCGCGACATCGTGGCCCGCTCGATGGTGCTCGAGGTGCTCGAGGGACGCGGCGCCGGCCCGAACAAGGACTACGTCTACATCGACGTGCGCCACCTCGGCGAGGACGTACTCGAGGAGAAACTGCCCGACATCACCGAGTTCGCCCGCACCTACCTGGGTGTGGACCCCGTCAAGGAGTTGGTGCCGGTCTACCCGACCTGCCACTACGTGATGGGCGGGATCCCGACCACCGTCACCGGCCAGGTGCTGCGCGACAACACCAACACCGTGCCGGGCCTGTATGCCGCCGGCGAATGCGCCTGCGTGTCGGTGCACGGGGCCAACCGCCTGGGCACCAACTCGCTGCTGGACATCAACGTGTTCGGCCGTCGCGCGGGCATCGCCGCCGCCGAGTACGCCAATGCGCACGACTTCGTCGAGCTGCCGGAGAACCCCGCCGAAACGGTGGTCAGCTGGGTGTCCGACGTCCTCTCCGACCACGGCAACGAGCGGGTCGCCGACATCCGCGGCGCGCTGCAGCAGTCGATGGACAACAACGCCGCGGTGTTCCGCACTGAGAAGACCCTCAAGCAGGCGCTCAGCGACATCCAGGCGCTCAAGGAGCGCTACGCCCGGATCACCGTGCACGACAAGGGCAAACGCTTCAACTCCGACCTGCTCGAGGCGATCGAGCTCGGGTTCCTGCTGGAACTGGCCGAGGTCACCGTGGTGGGTGCGCTCAACCGGAAGGAGTCGCGTGGCGGGCACGCCCGCGAGGACTACCCCAACCGGGACGACGTGAACTACATGCGCCACACCATGGCCTACAAGGAGGGCTCCGACCTGATCGCCGACATCCGGCTGGACTACAAGCCGGTGGTGCAGACCCGCTACGAACCGAAGGAACGGAAGTACTGATGTCCTCCTCAGCTGACTCCGGTTGCTGCTCGTCCGAGGGTGGATGCTGCTCCCCGGGGCCATCGACAAGCACGGGCGCGGCCGCCTTGGTCGACACCGCCCCGGCCGGAGACCCGCCGCTGCCACCGATGCCCGAGGGCGCGCAGATGGTCACCCTCAAGATCGCCCGCTACAACCCGGAGAACCCCGACGCCTACGCCGCCACCGGCGGCTGGCAGAGCTTCCGGGTCCCGGCGCTGCCCACCGACCGGTTGCTCAACCTGCTGATCTACGTCAAGAGCTACCTGGACGGCTCGCTGACCTTCCGCCGGTCCTGCGCGCACGGCGTGTGCGGCTCCGACGGGGTGCGGGTCAACGGCAACAACAAGCTGGCCTGCAAACTGCTGATGCGCGACATCCTGCCCAAGAAGCCGGGCAAGGAAATAACTCTGACCATCGAGCCGCTGCGTGGGCTTCCGGTGGAAAAAGACCTCGTGGTCAACATGGAACCGTTCATGGACGCCTACAAGGCGGTCAAGCCGTATCTGATCACCACCGGTAACCACCCGACCCGTGAGCGCATCCAGAGCCAGACCGACCGTGCGCGCTACGACGACACCACCAAGTGCATCCTGTGCGCCATCTGCACCACCAGTTGCCCGGTGTACTGGAGCGAGGGCGCCTACTTCGGTCCGGCCGCGATCGTCAACGCGCACCGGTTCATCTTCGACAGCCGCGACGAGGCCGCCGCCGAGCGCCTGGACATCCTCAACGAGGTCGACGGGG
It encodes:
- a CDS encoding succinate dehydrogenase iron-sulfur subunit, which translates into the protein MPEGAQMVTLKIARYNPENPDAYAATGGWQSFRVPALPTDRLLNLLIYVKSYLDGSLTFRRSCAHGVCGSDGVRVNGNNKLACKLLMRDILPKKPGKEITLTIEPLRGLPVEKDLVVNMEPFMDAYKAVKPYLITTGNHPTRERIQSQTDRARYDDTTKCILCAICTTSCPVYWSEGAYFGPAAIVNAHRFIFDSRDEAAAERLDILNEVDGVWRCRTTFNCTDACPRGIEITKAIQEVKRALMFAR
- the sdhA gene encoding succinate dehydrogenase flavoprotein subunit; the protein is MIQEHRYDVVIVGAGGAGMRAAVEAAPRARTAVLTKLYPTRSHTGAAQGGMCAALANVEDDNWEWHAFDTVKGGDYLADQDAVEIMAKEAIDAVLDLENMGMPFSRTPEGRIDQRRFGGHTRDHGKAPVRRACYAADRTGHMILQTLYQNCVKHGVEFFNEFYALDLVLTETPSGPVATGIVAYELATGDIHVFHAKAIVFATGGSGRMYKTTSNAHTLTGDGLGIVFRKGLPLEDMEFHQFHPTGLAGLGILISEAVRGEGGRLLNADGERFMERYAPTIVDLAPRDIVARSMVLEVLEGRGAGPNKDYVYIDVRHLGEDVLEEKLPDITEFARTYLGVDPVKELVPVYPTCHYVMGGIPTTVTGQVLRDNTNTVPGLYAAGECACVSVHGANRLGTNSLLDINVFGRRAGIAAAEYANAHDFVELPENPAETVVSWVSDVLSDHGNERVADIRGALQQSMDNNAAVFRTEKTLKQALSDIQALKERYARITVHDKGKRFNSDLLEAIELGFLLELAEVTVVGALNRKESRGGHAREDYPNRDDVNYMRHTMAYKEGSDLIADIRLDYKPVVQTRYEPKERKY